In Wolbachia endosymbiont of Spodoptera picta, a single window of DNA contains:
- a CDS encoding ankyrin repeat domain-containing protein, with the protein MLSRSNVDFGRRVVSDVGLRAQNQTTSGQSTTKLFEAIYDENLGDFERALEEGANVNTFNEEGMTPLISIISNLSSGSGAEKEYQSMIRLLLLHQSIDVNIHEKRDGNTALHLAMCFLQKKVLQLLLSHPRISIYLQNKSFQNPEQFVRTSCAKYLIIEIQKAKTGKELLNALSNRNIDQAKRLLNQELNPNCWKRNSNGEIETPLSLIIKSCLQGITQENEEVLTKLLKHKELDFSQIKPIPAIEQNSRLKQIIEQVMKERLTDAINRKDLDDVKELIENNCFMNDQIVIEVLKSFNPVREYLNEKFPTSAEQPVANTHNVQPAINDEFIARELQQLENLRNELERTKARLTREKSQLENLRDEFERTKTQLRKKEQELNKAVSERTRDTNKISQLERDFRQERLELQAQNQDLKNKNRKLSEANIYNRRQSNYASASFVLSGAFAVGTCLTISNLEICISLAVAASVFIAIGCYCSYKASTVLSDVTSTEFGNVISLR; encoded by the coding sequence ATGCTTTCGAGAAGTAATGTAGATTTTGGAAGAAGGGTTGTTAGTGATGTAGGATTACGAGCTCAAAATCAAACAACTTCAGGACAATCAACAACAAAATTATTTGAAGCTATTTATGATGAAAATCTAGGAGATTTTGAGCGAGCTCTGGAAGAAGGTGCGAATGTTAATACGTTTAATGAAGAAGGCATGACACCTTTGATATCTATAATTAGTAATTTATCTTCAGGCTCTGGAGCAGAGAAAGAATATCAGAGTATGATTAGGTTACTTCTACTTCACCAAAGCATAGATGTTAATATTCATGAAAAACGTGATGGCAATACAGCTTTGCATCTAGCAATGTGTTTTCTTCAAAAGAAAGTGTTACAACTCTTACTAAGTCATCCGAGAATAAGTATTTATCTACAAAATAAAAGTTTTCAAAATCCTGAGCAATTTGTTAGAACAAGTTGTGCTAAGTATTTGATAATAGAAATACAAAAAGCAAAAACAGGAAAAGAATTATTAAATGCTCTTTCTAACAGAAATATTGACCAAGCAAAAAGACTATTGAATCAAGAACTCAACCCTAATTGTTGGAAAAGAAATTCAAATGGAGAAATAGAAACACCACTTAGTCTGATTATCAAATCATGTTTACAAGGAATAACACAAGAAAATGAAGAAGTATTGACTAAACTTTTAAAACATAAGGAGCTAGATTTTAGTCAAATAAAGCCAATACCAGCTATAGAGCAAAATTCACGATTGAAGCAAATCATTGAGCAAGTTATGAAGGAGCGATTAACTGATGCTATTAATAGAAAAGATTTGGATGATGTAAAAGAATTAATAGAAAATAATTGCTTTATGAATGATCAAATTGTTATTGAGGTGCTTAAAAGTTTTAATCCTGTCAGAGAATATCTAAATGAAAAATTCCCTACAAGTGCAGAGCAACCTGTAGCAAATACACATAATGTTCAACCAGCAATAAACGATGAGTTTATTGCTCGAGAGTTGCAGCAGCTCGAAAACCTTAGAAATGAACTTGAAAGAACAAAGGCTCGACTTACTAGAGAAAAAAGTCAACTTGAAAACCTTAGAGATGAGTTTGAAAGAACAAAAACTCAACTTAGAAAAAAAGAGCAAGAGCTGAATAAGGCCGTAAGTGAAAGAACAAGAGACACTAACAAAATTTCACAGTTAGAAAGGGATTTTAGGCAAGAGAGATTAGAACTTCAAGCTCAAAATCAAGACTTAAAGAACAAAAACAGAAAACTTTCAGAAGCAAACATTTATAATAGAAGGCAAAGTAACTATGCCTCTGCTTCTTTTGTGTTATCTGGAGCGTTTGCTGTTGGTACATGTTTAACAATATCGAATCTAGAAATATGTATTTCACTTGCTGTAGCTGCATCTGTTTTCATTGCAATTGGGTGCTACTGTTCATATAAAGCAAGTACAGTACTGAGTGATGTGACAAGCACTGAATTTGGTAATGTTATCAGTTTAAGATAG
- the trxB gene encoding thioredoxin-disulfide reductase, with protein sequence MQNYKLSTKVLIIGSGAAGYAAAIYAARANLEPIVVTGMQPGGQLTITTDVENYPGFISIQGPELMEQKRLHAEKVGARIIDDEIKSVEQLEDSNKYRFRSCGNASDYYSNAIIIAAGAQAKWLGLESEKKFQGYGVSACATCDGAFFRNKVVAVVGGGNTAVEEAIFLTRFAKKVILIHRRDKLRAEKVMQDRLFKNDKIKVIWNHTVEQILGEENPKKVTGITIKSTDINKTQELKVDGVFIAIGHAPNTGIFKGFVEMDQQGYIITKPGTTLTSRAGVFAAGDVQDKVYRQAVVAAGTGCMAALDAEKFLES encoded by the coding sequence GTGCAGAATTATAAATTGAGTACAAAAGTTCTTATTATTGGATCTGGAGCAGCGGGTTATGCTGCTGCTATATATGCAGCACGTGCAAATTTAGAGCCAATTGTAGTAACAGGAATGCAACCTGGTGGTCAGCTTACAATTACTACGGATGTTGAAAACTATCCAGGTTTTATTTCTATACAAGGTCCAGAACTCATGGAACAAAAGAGGTTGCATGCAGAGAAGGTGGGGGCAAGGATAATAGATGACGAAATAAAAAGCGTTGAACAACTTGAGGATTCTAATAAGTATAGATTTAGATCTTGTGGTAATGCTAGTGACTACTATTCGAATGCAATTATAATCGCAGCTGGTGCGCAAGCGAAGTGGCTTGGCCTGGAGAGTGAAAAGAAATTTCAAGGTTACGGAGTTTCGGCATGCGCAACTTGTGATGGTGCATTTTTTAGAAATAAAGTTGTAGCTGTGGTTGGTGGTGGAAATACTGCTGTTGAAGAAGCAATATTTTTAACTCGATTTGCTAAGAAAGTTATACTGATACACAGGCGTGATAAGTTAAGAGCAGAGAAAGTAATGCAAGACAGGCTCTTTAAAAATGATAAGATAAAGGTAATATGGAATCATACCGTAGAGCAGATTCTTGGAGAAGAAAATCCTAAAAAAGTTACTGGCATTACAATTAAATCAACAGACATCAATAAAACCCAGGAATTGAAAGTAGATGGAGTGTTCATTGCAATTGGGCATGCACCAAATACAGGTATTTTTAAGGGCTTTGTTGAAATGGATCAGCAAGGTTATATAATTACGAAACCTGGAACAACTCTAACCAGTAGGGCAGGGGTGTTTGCTGCTGGTGATGTTCAAGATAAGGTATATCGCCAGGCAGTAGTTGCCGCAGGAACAGGGTGCATGGCTGCACTTGATGCGGAAAAGTTTTTGGAATCATAA
- a CDS encoding metal ABC transporter ATP-binding protein: MSHINVEKKSIFAKKLSGVNNCILKIENLTLSYGNKKVLDNINISVQRGDIVTILGPNGGGKTSLVKAVAGINKGFIGSIVFADNIKISYMPQNFSIGNLMPITVESFLFNSSSKKLKKNQPIVTEAIELVGIGNILKNQVLEISAGQTQLLLLARCLISESDLIILDEPVSAMDINARAKFYDIINKIAKERSVSILMTSHDLNSALPSSDYIICINNTIYYQGKPDEIMEINEIFGSYAAK; this comes from the coding sequence ATGTCTCATATAAATGTTGAGAAGAAGTCAATTTTTGCCAAAAAATTAAGTGGTGTCAATAACTGCATTCTAAAAATAGAAAACCTTACTCTTTCATACGGTAATAAAAAAGTTCTTGATAATATCAACATATCAGTACAAAGAGGAGATATAGTTACAATACTTGGTCCAAATGGCGGAGGTAAAACCTCTTTAGTGAAAGCAGTTGCTGGTATAAATAAAGGTTTTATTGGAAGTATTGTATTCGCTGACAATATAAAAATTAGCTATATGCCACAAAATTTTAGTATTGGTAATTTGATGCCAATAACAGTTGAGTCTTTCCTTTTCAATAGCTCCTCGAAGAAATTGAAGAAAAATCAACCCATTGTTACAGAAGCAATAGAATTGGTTGGTATCGGTAACATCCTAAAAAATCAAGTATTAGAAATCTCTGCAGGACAAACACAATTACTGCTGCTTGCACGCTGTTTAATTTCAGAATCTGATTTGATCATTTTAGATGAGCCAGTCAGTGCAATGGATATTAACGCACGAGCTAAATTTTATGATATTATAAATAAAATCGCAAAAGAACGATCAGTATCGATTCTCATGACTTCTCATGACCTTAACTCTGCTCTACCATCCTCAGATTACATAATTTGCATAAATAATACTATCTATTATCAAGGTAAACCTGATGAAATTATGGAGATAAATGAAATATTTGGCAGTTACGCAGCGAAATGA
- a CDS encoding virulence RhuM family protein, with protein MDENKIVFYTTPGGNIEIEVLCRDENLWLTQKRMAELFDVQLPAISKHIKNIFESGELQEKEVVSTFEVTAADGKNYPTQFYNVDTIIAVGYRVNSKKATSFRVWATKVLRDFIIKGFVLNSERLKNGPKFGKDYFNELLEKIREIRASERRFYQKITDIYAECSADYDPHSDITRQFYAKVQNKLYWAIYGLTAAELICSRVDHEKPHMGLTTWKDGSGNKIHKSDVSTAKNYLTEKELSELNHIVSMYLDYAELQARKHRLMKMQNWVEKLDAFLLFNDYEVLKDAGKVSAEVAKALAEGEYEKYRVIQDKLHESDFDELMKASKESEKITTTKTSL; from the coding sequence ATGGATGAGAATAAGATTGTATTTTATACTACCCCAGGTGGAAATATAGAAATTGAAGTTTTATGCAGAGATGAAAATCTTTGGCTTACGCAAAAAAGGATGGCTGAATTATTTGATGTGCAACTGCCGGCTATTAGTAAGCATATAAAGAACATATTTGAATCTGGTGAATTACAAGAAAAAGAAGTTGTTTCCACTTTTGAGGTAACTGCTGCAGATGGTAAAAATTACCCGACGCAATTTTATAATGTAGATACAATCATAGCTGTTGGTTATCGAGTTAATTCTAAAAAGGCTACATCTTTCAGAGTATGGGCTACAAAAGTTTTGAGGGATTTTATCATCAAAGGATTTGTATTGAATAGTGAACGGCTAAAAAACGGCCCAAAGTTTGGCAAAGATTACTTCAATGAATTACTTGAAAAAATCAGGGAAATACGAGCATCCGAACGCAGATTTTACCAGAAGATTACAGATATTTATGCTGAATGCTCTGCAGATTATGATCCACATTCGGATATAACAAGACAATTTTACGCAAAAGTACAAAATAAATTATATTGGGCAATTTATGGTTTAACTGCAGCAGAGTTGATATGTTCTCGAGTTGATCACGAAAAGCCACATATGGGGCTAACTACATGGAAAGATGGTTCTGGCAACAAAATTCATAAGAGTGATGTGAGTACTGCAAAAAACTATTTGACTGAAAAAGAGTTGAGTGAACTAAATCATATTGTTTCGATGTATCTAGATTATGCGGAACTTCAAGCAAGAAAGCATCGGCTAATGAAAATGCAGAATTGGGTTGAAAAGTTGGATGCATTTCTATTGTTCAATGATTATGAAGTGCTTAAAGATGCTGGTAAAGTTAGTGCTGAAGTTGCAAAAGCTCTAGCTGAAGGAGAATACGAAAAGTATAGAGTTATACAAGATAAATTACATGAATCTGACTTTGATGAATTAATGAAAGCAAGTAAAGAAAGTGAGAAAATAACTACAACAAAAACCAGCTTGTAG
- a CDS encoding DNA modification methylase, which yields MNLAIHYYPTRDLVEYERNPRKNDDVVNRMCASIREFGFRIPIIAKSDGTVVDGHLRLKAARKLGMESIPVVLSDNLNEPQTKAFRLLANQSANWAKWDDDLLKVEIQELEDLQFDLKMTGFELEKVQHFLDDLDGEKEDFSDLVGDEKRVEITKPGDLWILGDHRIYCGDSSVVESYKALLDDKMADITVCDPPYNVDYGSSQEREDKKILNDNQGEKYELFLYDICSHILAYTKGAIYICISSSEFSTLKKAFEEAGGKWSTFIIWAKSHFTLGRSDYQRQYEAMLYGWKSGNKREWHGGRNQSDLWFYDKPTHNSLHPTMKPVELMERAIVNSSRPGDIVFDPFSGSGSTLIACERTGRICRTIELDSKFVDVTIKRWQIYTGRDALLASTGKTFAEIQEENS from the coding sequence ATGAATTTAGCAATCCACTACTATCCTACTCGAGATCTAGTCGAATATGAGCGTAACCCACGTAAAAATGATGACGTAGTAAATAGAATGTGTGCTTCTATTCGGGAGTTTGGTTTTCGTATACCAATAATTGCAAAAAGCGATGGGACTGTGGTTGATGGCCATTTAAGACTTAAAGCAGCAAGAAAACTTGGTATGGAGAGTATTCCAGTGGTCTTAAGTGATAATTTAAATGAACCACAAACCAAAGCTTTTCGGTTACTGGCAAATCAATCAGCTAATTGGGCAAAGTGGGATGATGATCTTTTGAAGGTGGAAATTCAAGAGTTAGAAGATTTACAATTTGATCTTAAAATGACTGGATTTGAGCTAGAAAAAGTTCAACATTTCCTTGATGACTTAGATGGTGAAAAAGAAGATTTTTCTGACTTGGTTGGTGATGAAAAAAGGGTAGAAATAACAAAACCAGGGGATTTATGGATTTTAGGTGATCATAGAATCTATTGTGGTGATAGCTCTGTAGTTGAATCATATAAAGCGCTGTTAGATGATAAAATGGCAGACATTACTGTTTGTGATCCTCCATATAACGTTGATTATGGTAGCAGTCAAGAAAGAGAGGATAAAAAGATACTAAACGATAATCAAGGTGAAAAGTATGAGCTTTTTCTCTATGACATCTGTTCCCATATTTTAGCATATACGAAGGGGGCAATTTACATTTGCATATCATCATCAGAGTTTTCAACGTTGAAAAAAGCATTTGAGGAGGCAGGAGGAAAATGGTCAACATTTATCATTTGGGCAAAGAGTCACTTTACGCTAGGAAGATCAGATTATCAAAGACAATACGAAGCAATGCTCTATGGATGGAAAAGCGGTAATAAACGTGAGTGGCATGGAGGAAGAAATCAAAGTGATCTGTGGTTTTATGATAAGCCAACACATAACTCATTACATCCAACAATGAAGCCAGTAGAGCTAATGGAGAGAGCAATAGTTAATAGCAGTAGACCTGGAGATATAGTATTTGATCCATTTAGTGGTTCTGGAAGTACACTGATTGCATGTGAGAGAACAGGAAGAATCTGTAGGACAATAGAGCTAGATTCAAAATTTGTAGATGTAACCATAAAACGTTGGCAAATATATACCGGAAGAGATGCCCTTTTAGCCAGTACTGGTAAAACTTTTGCGGAAATTCAAGAAGAAAATTCGTAA
- a CDS encoding crossover junction endodeoxyribonuclease RuvC, giving the protein MSILTLDLGKQTGWAILTDGIIESGSKGFHGSRFSGGGMCFLNLRNWLNSLKHEFTAVYFEEVRRHLGTDAAHCYGGFLAVLSAWCEENNIPYQGVNVKTIKRFIAGKGNASKSEVIEAIREKSFSPRDDNEADALALMFYISKDINKTKNP; this is encoded by the coding sequence ATGTCAATCCTAACACTGGACCTTGGCAAGCAAACGGGCTGGGCAATTCTAACAGATGGAATAATTGAAAGTGGAAGCAAAGGCTTTCATGGTAGTCGTTTCAGTGGAGGTGGCATGTGCTTCTTGAATCTTCGTAATTGGCTTAATTCTTTGAAACATGAGTTCACTGCAGTGTATTTTGAAGAAGTGAGAAGACATCTAGGAACTGATGCAGCGCATTGCTACGGTGGTTTTCTTGCCGTTCTATCTGCTTGGTGTGAAGAGAACAATATTCCCTACCAAGGTGTTAATGTTAAAACTATAAAACGCTTTATAGCAGGCAAAGGCAATGCAAGTAAGAGTGAAGTTATTGAAGCGATACGTGAAAAAAGTTTTTCACCTAGAGATGATAATGAGGCCGATGCTTTAGCTTTGATGTTCTATATTAGTAAAGATATTAATAAGACAAAAAACCCATAA
- a CDS encoding zinc ABC transporter substrate-binding protein, producing the protein MRHLLFFFLLLLFTLYYNSAFSSNLKIVATIKPIHSLVASVTDGISKPELLMYEVVSEHNYMLRPSDASKLESSNIIFYIDDSLETFIKTFAKENKKLIPLSSAIDLLPARPHSFSSHIQDEKDLHIWLSPENAKSMILSISATLSNIDKENAYRYNTNAEEAIRKIDQEVEKITKELDELKNQKYIVTHDAYQYFEKYFDLSYPSAVLSIEEDSYIGMKSLMKLKKVMKEENVKCIVSHSREDSIKPNVFSSDVKMVILDPIGSDVEPGKDAYLDIISSIAQNFKSCFTE; encoded by the coding sequence ATGAGACATTTACTGTTTTTTTTTCTATTACTTTTATTTACATTATACTACAATAGTGCCTTTTCGTCCAATTTAAAAATTGTAGCTACAATCAAACCTATACACTCACTTGTAGCTTCTGTTACAGATGGAATTTCAAAGCCAGAACTACTAATGTACGAAGTAGTGTCTGAACATAACTACATGCTCAGGCCTTCAGACGCAAGTAAATTAGAATCTAGTAATATTATATTTTATATCGATGATTCTTTGGAAACATTCATTAAAACTTTCGCTAAAGAAAATAAGAAGTTAATACCGCTATCAAGTGCAATCGATCTACTTCCTGCTCGACCACATTCATTTTCTAGTCACATTCAAGATGAAAAAGATTTGCATATTTGGCTGAGTCCTGAAAATGCAAAAAGTATGATACTTTCTATCAGTGCAACATTATCTAATATAGATAAAGAAAATGCCTATCGATACAATACTAACGCAGAGGAGGCTATAAGAAAGATAGACCAAGAAGTAGAAAAAATTACGAAAGAATTGGATGAGTTAAAAAATCAAAAATACATAGTTACTCACGATGCTTATCAATATTTCGAAAAATATTTTGATTTAAGTTACCCAAGCGCCGTTCTTTCTATAGAAGAGGATTCTTACATAGGTATGAAGAGTTTAATGAAATTAAAAAAGGTAATGAAAGAGGAAAACGTTAAATGTATTGTTTCTCATTCACGAGAGGATAGCATAAAGCCTAATGTCTTTTCTAGTGACGTAAAAATGGTGATTCTTGATCCTATTGGATCAGATGTAGAGCCTGGAAAGGATGCATATCTAGATATAATCAGCAGCATTGCACAAAATTTCAAGTCTTGTTTCACTGAGTAA
- a CDS encoding P-loop NTPase family protein: MLATLWASLRDKDKSLPKINSIHKVLGQINIGVVIRNELQALQSKYQDIIVDARRADETLRAALSLANLAIFPINPSGIDMWTFDTLSNLVNGTQSCNKTFKARVLFNGVHTNPGAAKKHIEECDDFLSEFDNLTRFDSFLSWRAAVQDASGEGMAIVEYKPLDLKAIREIESVYEEALSTVRKSEPAQSVLRLPPSLHQKLREIAFITKDTVSNIGFRVLTEYIKTLEK, from the coding sequence ATGCTAGCTACCTTGTGGGCATCCCTGCGAGACAAGGACAAAAGTTTACCGAAAATTAACAGTATTCACAAGGTGTTAGGCCAAATTAACATTGGTGTAGTAATCAGAAATGAGCTACAAGCTTTACAGTCCAAATATCAAGATATTATTGTTGACGCAAGAAGAGCAGATGAAACTTTAAGGGCTGCCTTATCATTAGCTAATCTAGCTATATTTCCCATTAATCCATCTGGGATTGATATGTGGACGTTTGACACTCTGAGCAACTTAGTTAACGGTACTCAAAGTTGTAATAAAACCTTTAAAGCAAGAGTGCTATTTAATGGAGTACACACCAATCCAGGTGCAGCTAAAAAACACATTGAAGAATGTGATGATTTTTTAAGTGAATTTGACAACTTAACAAGGTTCGATAGTTTTTTAAGTTGGCGAGCTGCAGTTCAAGACGCCTCTGGCGAAGGTATGGCAATTGTTGAATATAAACCATTAGATTTAAAAGCAATTAGGGAAATTGAATCTGTTTATGAGGAAGCCTTATCTACTGTTAGAAAATCAGAGCCAGCACAGTCAGTGTTAAGGTTGCCACCTAGTTTACATCAAAAATTGAGGGAAATAGCCTTTATAACAAAAGATACAGTTTCTAACATTGGATTCAGGGTTTTAACGGAATACATTAAAACTTTAGAGAAATAA
- a CDS encoding peroxiredoxin, with amino-acid sequence MNLVTKSAIDFTASAVLASGKIVDDFCLSKHIKDKYAVLFFYPLDFTFVCPTELISFSNKIEDFSKRNVEVIGISIDSKFSHYKWRNTPVNDGGIGEVSYNLVSDIKKSISRDYGVLYDDSIALRATFVIDDKFVVRHQSINDFPLGRNIDEFIRIIDAIKHNEEHGEVCPAGWKKGKPAMQASDEGVADYLNSHSAEL; translated from the coding sequence ATGAATCTTGTAACAAAATCCGCTATCGATTTTACTGCTTCGGCTGTTCTTGCTAGTGGAAAAATAGTTGATGATTTCTGTTTAAGTAAACATATAAAGGATAAGTATGCTGTCCTTTTTTTCTATCCACTTGATTTTACTTTTGTCTGTCCAACTGAGTTGATATCATTTAGCAACAAAATAGAAGATTTTTCAAAACGTAATGTTGAAGTGATAGGAATAAGTATAGATTCAAAATTTTCACACTATAAATGGCGAAACACTCCAGTTAATGATGGTGGTATTGGAGAGGTTAGCTACAATTTAGTGTCTGATATCAAAAAGTCTATATCAAGAGACTATGGGGTCTTATATGATGACTCAATTGCACTAAGAGCAACTTTTGTTATTGATGATAAGTTTGTTGTACGTCATCAATCGATAAATGATTTTCCTTTAGGGCGTAATATCGATGAGTTTATTAGAATTATTGATGCAATAAAACATAATGAAGAGCATGGTGAAGTATGTCCAGCAGGGTGGAAAAAAGGTAAGCCAGCAATGCAGGCAAGCGATGAAGGAGTGGCTGATTATCTAAACTCACACAGTGCAGAATTATAA
- the ubiB gene encoding 2-polyprenylphenol 6-hydroxylase, with the protein MIQNILRLLQITTVLTRYNVLPYLLPPSKKSINKIQGHKLKRALERLGPVFIKFGQSISSRTDILNEDITNNLLLICDRLPSFSYKIALKTIESEFNCKLSDIFSSFSEKPIAAASISQVHRAVTIEGKEVAVKVLRPNIEKTFSRDIKMLSWLAEIAEKFSEQSKRLKPVELVKTFAEICRLELDLRFEAAHSSELKENTKHDRGFYVPEIDWSRTSKKVLTLEWMEAIPIYEVEKLNNRKQIAINLIESFCNQVYRDYFFHADMHPGNLMIDSNNNIIALDCGIMGRIDRETCYYVIEILKGFLNRDYDHVAKMHFRAGYVPSQHRNFVTACRAIGEPIVGQPIQKISFARLLTQLLKITGDFDMKVQTQLLLLQKTMILLEGTCRKVYPEINMWKVVETWINSQHESKIGYREKIKSSYPIKTIQGIFSLIEKLNLIADKKLQVKNKSNGKAYFLLWSIIIILIVKLLIS; encoded by the coding sequence ATGATTCAAAATATTCTACGTCTTCTGCAAATAACTACAGTGCTAACACGCTACAATGTGTTACCTTATTTACTTCCACCATCAAAAAAATCAATAAATAAAATACAAGGTCATAAACTAAAGCGTGCTCTTGAAAGATTAGGTCCGGTGTTCATTAAATTTGGGCAATCCATTTCATCACGCACTGATATTTTAAATGAGGACATAACAAATAACTTGCTATTGATATGTGATAGATTGCCATCATTTTCGTATAAAATAGCACTTAAAACTATAGAAAGTGAGTTTAATTGTAAATTAAGCGACATTTTTTCAAGTTTTTCTGAAAAGCCAATTGCAGCAGCATCAATTTCTCAGGTGCATAGAGCAGTTACAATTGAGGGTAAGGAAGTTGCTGTAAAGGTTTTGAGGCCAAATATTGAGAAAACATTCTCAAGGGATATAAAAATGCTTTCTTGGCTTGCAGAAATTGCAGAAAAATTTAGCGAACAATCAAAAAGGCTGAAGCCAGTTGAATTAGTCAAAACTTTTGCTGAAATTTGCCGATTAGAGTTAGATCTACGTTTTGAGGCTGCCCACTCTTCGGAACTGAAGGAAAATACTAAACATGACAGAGGTTTCTACGTACCTGAAATAGATTGGAGTAGAACTTCAAAAAAGGTTTTAACATTAGAATGGATGGAAGCTATACCAATATACGAAGTTGAAAAGCTGAATAACCGAAAGCAAATAGCTATCAATCTTATAGAATCTTTTTGTAATCAGGTATATAGGGATTATTTTTTTCATGCTGATATGCATCCTGGAAATTTAATGATCGATAGTAATAACAATATTATTGCCCTGGATTGTGGAATCATGGGTAGAATAGATCGTGAGACATGCTATTACGTTATAGAGATACTCAAAGGCTTTTTAAATAGGGATTATGATCACGTTGCAAAAATGCACTTTAGAGCCGGTTATGTTCCATCACAGCATAGAAATTTTGTTACAGCTTGCAGAGCAATAGGTGAGCCCATTGTTGGACAGCCTATACAGAAGATTTCATTTGCTCGATTACTTACTCAGCTATTAAAAATAACTGGTGATTTTGATATGAAAGTTCAAACACAATTGTTATTGCTGCAGAAAACTATGATTTTATTAGAAGGAACATGTAGGAAAGTCTATCCAGAAATCAATATGTGGAAAGTAGTTGAAACATGGATAAACAGTCAACATGAAAGTAAAATAGGGTATAGGGAAAAAATTAAAAGCTCTTATCCCATCAAAACAATCCAAGGAATATTTAGCCTTATAGAAAAATTAAACCTAATAGCTGACAAAAAATTACAGGTGAAAAATAAATCAAATGGAAAAGCCTACTTTTTACTTTGGTCTATAATTATAATTCTCATCGTTAAACTTTTAATTTCTTGA